In Cicer arietinum cultivar CDC Frontier isolate Library 1 chromosome 7, Cicar.CDCFrontier_v2.0, whole genome shotgun sequence, a single window of DNA contains:
- the LOC101504849 gene encoding uncharacterized protein, with amino-acid sequence MADEKADAAVEVNSIDVYTEKKKKKKKKKTRSNTLNFNKFIYQILKQVHPKIAISSASVELINTYTIKLMMILIQETWEVPNLQLDNSQLQTADRELIATVRVLFPPQLAELAVSAICKAKHTYRVSYLADLLDRNMSLK; translated from the coding sequence ATGGCAGATGAGAAGGCCGATGCAGCAGTGGAGGTGAATTCGATTGATGTATATAccgagaaaaagaagaagaagaagaagaagaagacgcGGTCGAATACGTTGAATTTTAATAAGTTCATCTACCAGATTCTGAAACAGGTGCACCCTAAAATTGCCATTTCTTCTGCATCCGTGGAACTCATCAACACTTACACAATCAAATTAATGATGATTCTTATTCAAGAAACTTGGGAGGTTCCTAATTTACAACTTGATAACTCACAATTACAGACTGCTGACAGGGAACTTATTGCTACAGTTAGGGTACTCTTTCCTCCACAATTGGCAGAACTTGCCGTCTCAGCTATTTGCAAAGCTAAACATACTTACAGAGTCAGCTACTTGGCTGATTTACTGGATCGTAACATGTCTTTGAAATAG
- the LOC101505476 gene encoding putative MO25-like protein At5g47540, with protein sequence MLLDRSNAAVMTRYVSSRDNLRILMNLMRESSKSIQIEAFHVFKLFAANQKKPPDIIGILVANRSKLLRLLSDLKIDKEDEQFEADKAQVMKEIAALEPRE encoded by the exons ATGTTACTTGACCGCTCAAATGCAGCTGTAATGACACGATATGTCAGCTCAAGAGACAACTTaaggattttgatgaatctTATGAGA GAGTCAAGCAAGAGCATTCAGATAGAAGCATTTCATGTTTTCAAG TTATTTGCTGCTAACCAAAAGAAGCCACCTGATATCATCGGTATACTTGTTGCAAACAGAAGCAAGCTTCTGAGACTGTTGAGTGACTTGAAAATCGATAAAG AGGATGAACAATTTGAAGCTGACAAAGCTCAAGTTATGAAGGAAATCGCTGCTCTTGAACCTAGGGAGTAG
- the LOC101502275 gene encoding cysteine proteinase inhibitor 1-like — MRLQSVVLLLFVVFVASMAIRNQAVPGGWVPIKDLNDPHVIELANFAVTEHDKQTQSNLKFDKVIGGETKVVEGIKYCLNITTTGGIDFNKYTVTVLEKAWLHFRNLTYFVPIRD, encoded by the coding sequence ATGAGACTTCAATCTGTTGTTCTTCTCCTATTTGTTGTGTTTGTGGCCTCTATGGCTATAAGAAATCAAGCTGTCCCCGGTGGTTGGGTCCCCATCAAGGACCTTAACGACCCCCATGTGATCGAACTTGCCAATTTCGCTGTCACTGAACATGACAAACAAACACAGTCGAATCTAAAGTTTGATAAAGTCATAGGTGGTGAGACTAAGGTTGTCGAAGGGATAAAATACTGCCTCAACATTACTACTACCGGTGGTAttgattttaacaaatatactGTTACTGTTTTGGAGAAGGCATGGCTACACTTTAGAAACCTCACTTACTTTGTGCCTATTCGTGATTAA
- the LOC101505813 gene encoding cysteine proteinase inhibitor 5-like — protein MRLLLFVVFVGSMAIRNQAAPGGWFPIKDLNNPHVIELANFAVTEYDKQTQSNLKFDKVIGGETKVVEGIKYCLNITTTSGIDFNKYIITVLEKAWLHFRNLTYFVPIRD, from the coding sequence ATGAGACTTCTCCTATTTGTTGTGTTTGTGGGCTCTATGGCTATAAGAAATCAAGCTGCTCCCGGTGGTTGGTTCCCCATCAAGGACCTTAACAACCCACATGTCATCGAACTTGCCAATTTCGCCGTAACCGAATACGACAAACAAACACAGTCGAATCTAAAGTTTGATAAGGTCATAGGTGGTGAGACTAAGGTCGTCGAAGGGATAAAATATTGCCTCAACATTACTACAACAAGTGGTATcgattttaacaaatatattattactgTTTTGGAGAAGGCATGGCTACACTTTAGAAACCTCACTTACTTTGTGCCTATTCGTGATTAA